Within Candidatus Acidiferrales bacterium, the genomic segment CCCCGGGCGATGTATTCATCCATCTCCTGCATCGAGCGCATGGGCATGAAGAAAACGAAAGTCGTCGATGGAGCGCCGGCGTTGACTTGATAAAGCACCCACGGAGAATCGGCATTCACTTTTTCGTACGCCGCCGCGAGGCTTTTCATGGCTTCCTCGAACTCCGCCTCGGAACCCTGGCGGACGATGACCGTGGCGACACGCAAAATGCGCGCTTTGGAGAAATCGATGGTTGCCGCGCGGTAGCCGATGTCGTCGCGACGAACCGCGAAGGAATTGGTCTGGCTGCTTGTATTGGTCAGTAGGTCCTCCTGCAGATTGACGAGATCCGGGTGCGCGGACATCGCGTTGTTCAGCGAGTCGATGGTGGTGTCCATGTCCGCGAATGAGTCGAAGAAATTCAACGTCATCGTGCGCGTGTCGCCGGTCGCGGAGGAAGACTCGATCCAGTAGACGGGAATGCTTGCGCGGTTATAAATCCTGGCGATTCTGGACAACTGGGAAGAGTAAGCCGCTTCCTTTCCCGGGATCAGGGCCTGGTAAACGATATTCATGATTTTGGGCGGCGCACCGACAGGGGAGTTGGACTGTGCCGCTTGTTGGGCAGTCAACATGGGAGCGCAAGTGGCTACAGCAATAGAAATTGCGAATGCGCGGACGGAGAAAAGATTCTTCATGCGCGGACCCTCCCTTCGGTATCAATCGGCGCGAAAGACGTGGTGCTCGATGGATCGAGCCCGGCCAGTTGACTCATCCACGTCAATCAGCGCGGTGTGCATTTGGACGTCGCCCTCCGCGACTTCAAAACGAGCCGGCAAGCCGTTCAGAAAGCGTTCAATGATGCCGTGCTTATCCATTCCGATGATGGAATCGTGAGGGCCGGTCATACCGACGTCGGTGATAAATGCCGTGCCTCCCGGAAGTACGTGCGCATCGGCTGTCGAGACATGAGTGTGCGTGCCTATCACCGCTGTGACTTTGCCGTCGAGGAACCAGCCCATGGCCTGCTTTTCAGAAGTTGTTTCAGCATGAATGTCGACGAGGATCACTTTAACCCCGGCTGGGATTCTCTCCAATTCACGTTCGGCGGCACGGAAAGGACAATCGATCGGCGCCATAAATGTGCGGCCTTGAAGATTGAGTACAGCGAAACCAACGCCATTGCGCGCCGTGCCAGTGTAAAGACCGCTCCCGGGGGCGCCGGCGGGGAAGTTCGCAGGACGCAGCAGGCGCGGTTCATGCGGGAAATAATCGAAAATTTCTTTGCGGTCCCAGATGTGATTTCCCCCCGTTAGGACTTCAGCGCCGGCAGCAAAAAGCTCCTCCGCGAGGCGGGGCGTGATACCAAAGCCAGACGCGGAATTTTCGCAATTCGCGATGGCGAGATCGATCTTCTCCTGCGAGATGATGTCGGAGAGGCGGTCTTTCACGATTCGCCGCCCCGGCGCGCCAACGATGTCGCCAATGAAAAGTATGCGCATAGGGAGGTTAGATGTTAGAGGCTGGAGGCGGGAAAAGACCACATAAATTTGCTACGCGTCGCGGGCGATAGCAGACCTACACCTGCAAGACGTCGCCCTCGCGCGCCAGAGCACGGTACATCACGGGGTCAATGAATACGGCGAGGCAAAGACGGGAGATCAGTCCGGCGACGATGACGATGGCAAAAGGGCGCTGCGTGTCAGAGCCGATACCGTGCGAAAGCGCGGCAGGCAAAAGGCCCAAGCAGGCTACGAGGGCCGTCATCATGATGGGACGAAGGCGGAGGAGCGCGGCTTCGCGCGTGGCGGAGCGAATATCCTGGCCGCCCTGACGCAGCTTATTGATGAAAGAATAGAGAATTACAGCCGTCTCGACAGACACTCCCATTAGAGCCAACAAGCCGAGCACGGAGGAGACACTGAAGGGAGTTCCGGTGACGCAGAGAGCGAGGAGAGCGCCGACTGGCTCCGTGATCAACACGCCGACAGCGATTCCGACCGGGAACTTGAAATTTCCGTAGAGCGCAAACAAGATGAAGAATATCAGTAGCACTGCGA encodes:
- a CDS encoding TIGR00282 family metallophosphoesterase, with the translated sequence MRILFIGDIVGAPGRRIVKDRLSDIISQEKIDLAIANCENSASGFGITPRLAEELFAAGAEVLTGGNHIWDRKEIFDYFPHEPRLLRPANFPAGAPGSGLYTGTARNGVGFAVLNLQGRTFMAPIDCPFRAAERELERIPAGVKVILVDIHAETTSEKQAMGWFLDGKVTAVIGTHTHVSTADAHVLPGGTAFITDVGMTGPHDSIIGMDKHGIIERFLNGLPARFEVAEGDVQMHTALIDVDESTGRARSIEHHVFRAD
- a CDS encoding efflux RND transporter permease subunit; the encoded protein is AVLLIFFILFALYGNFKFPVGIAVGVLITEPVGALLALCVTGTPFSVSSVLGLLALMGVSVETAVILYSFINKLRQGGQDIRSATREAALLRLRPIMMTALVACLGLLPAALSHGIGSDTQRPFAIVIVAGLISRLCLAVFIDPVMYRALAREGDVLQV